The nucleotide sequence CCGTCGTACAGCCGCAGGCGATTTCAACAGCAACATATATCATCTCGACGGTCTAGTTGAGCGGGTTCAGAAGCTGGAACCGGAATTTGCAGCGGACAAAAAGAGGCGCAAGGCTGCGAAGGCGGCACTGGAAACACCTAAAGGTAAGCTAGGAAAGGCTTAGATAAAAAATTTACCCCGGCCGCGTGCCAGAGGCAGAGACGGTACCGGGGCTTACTCTTACAGGATAGGTGAGGTAGGGAAAAAAGTCAACTTATGGAGAAGTTCGAACCACATAAGGGCTTAGAAGAGGCCCTCTCAACCGAGCGTTTCAGCCGCTATCTGGCTTGGTCGGATGGTGACCGTGCGCGGGCTATCGAACTTTATACCCTGAACACAAAGTTATCGGAAGCGCTTTATGTTCCCTTGCAAATGCTGGAAGTGGCGCTGCGAAACCGTATTCATACCGTCATGTCCGAGGCTTTTCACGAGAGGTGGTTTCAAGACGACGGCTGTTTACTGGGCGATCGTCAGCCCGAACAACTCCAAAAAGCCTTGACCGATATCGCCGAACAGGGAAAAGAAGGAACATCAGGACAGATCGTGGCTGAACTCACCTTCGGGTTTTGGACTGGGATGCTAGGCGCAAACTACGAACAGCTTTGGCAACAGAACCTTCACAAAATTGCCCGCAAGCCCGATGGAAAGGGCCTGAGACGGAAAGATTTGTCTGGTCCATTGACGCCCATTCGAGTCATTCGGAATCGCACGGCGCATCATGAGCCGATCATCGCTTGGAATCTTCCAAAGCACTACTCGAATATCGTTGAAATAACCGGATGGCTCTCCCCACCTGCCGCCGCATGGTGCAGTGAGCATTGTCGTTTTGATGAAGTTCATCCTCCCGATCGAATCGTCCTCGTTATGGATAACTGAACTAAAGCGATGCAAATCGTTTCTACGTCCACTGTGGCTAAAGAACACCTTCAAGTGCTCGCACCACAGTGCCTGGTGAGACCTTAAACGTCGCAGCCAAAGCCGTGACCGTCCGCGAACCATCCGCAAAATGCTTGCGCGCAAATGCGACCTGTTCATCGCTCAACTTCCTCGGCCGTCCGATATGCTTTCCGCGCCTGCGGGCGGCTGCCATGCCCGCTTTGGTGCGTTCACTGATCTGCTCCCGCTCGAACTCGGCGAACAGGGCAAGCTGGCCGTAGACCATCCGGCCGATGGCGGTCGTGGTGTCGATGCCCTGGGTGACCGAGATGAACCCCACGCCACGCTTGCGTAGTTCGTCGAGGAGCAAAAGGAGGTGAACGGTTGACCGCCCCAGCCGGTCGATCTTCCAGACCACCAGCGTGTCGCCGTCTTTCAAGTCGGCCAGAAGCTCCGTCAGCCCTTTCCGGTCGGCAACAGCGCCCGAGACGCCGTGATCGCCGTAGAT is from Rhodobium gokarnense and encodes:
- a CDS encoding Abi family protein, which translates into the protein MEKFEPHKGLEEALSTERFSRYLAWSDGDRARAIELYTLNTKLSEALYVPLQMLEVALRNRIHTVMSEAFHERWFQDDGCLLGDRQPEQLQKALTDIAEQGKEGTSGQIVAELTFGFWTGMLGANYEQLWQQNLHKIARKPDGKGLRRKDLSGPLTPIRVIRNRTAHHEPIIAWNLPKHYSNIVEITGWLSPPAAAWCSEHCRFDEVHPPDRIVLVMDN
- a CDS encoding recombinase family protein; its protein translation is MKIGYVRVSDHEQTEALQIDALHQAGCSVIYGDHGVSGAVADRKGLTELLADLKDGDTLVVWKIDRLGRSTVHLLLLLDELRKRGVGFISVTQGIDTTTAIGRMVYGQLALFAEFEREQISERTKAGMAAARRRGKHIGRPRKLSDEQVAFARKHFADGSRTVTALAATFKVSPGTVVRALEGVL